The following are from one region of the Bacteroidota bacterium genome:
- a CDS encoding carboxypeptidase regulatory-like domain-containing protein, protein MKPENKNYGCSQQDLYSVLNTLWDNYLEDLADFTAYKQSYTAAKATAAKLAIKNAKKMPDDQARGSEAEQLRLDVADAADAVIGNFLQTKGYINGVFAEKKRKANYEEAGQKYYRGATEDDWESVSGMGASLNKYLTDNLALLQDGGNNMPVGFEVTVDGNVDAFELVYGKFKSASETSVATAKKIKANNACKTTARDMEDDGLVIYRKKPEYAERYIFDRILAMINPKVAGMKGTILNGNTNVGEEGVEIKMQLMSLADAAVKSSKAPIVTVSDADGNYEHTGIESGTYTVTISKVGFEPFTEVIVIKPGTVSTRDFPLQPK, encoded by the coding sequence ATGAAACCAGAAAACAAAAATTACGGTTGCTCGCAGCAGGATTTGTACAGTGTGCTGAATACGCTGTGGGATAATTATCTTGAAGACCTTGCAGACTTTACGGCATACAAGCAAAGTTATACGGCTGCGAAAGCAACGGCAGCAAAACTTGCCATAAAAAATGCGAAGAAGATGCCTGATGACCAGGCGCGCGGGTCGGAGGCGGAACAGTTGCGGCTCGATGTGGCGGATGCGGCTGATGCGGTGATAGGAAATTTTTTGCAGACGAAGGGGTATATAAATGGTGTGTTTGCGGAGAAGAAGAGGAAGGCGAATTATGAAGAGGCGGGACAAAAGTATTACCGCGGGGCTACGGAGGATGATTGGGAGAGTGTGAGCGGAATGGGCGCGAGTTTGAATAAATATCTTACGGACAATCTGGCACTGCTGCAGGATGGGGGCAATAACATGCCTGTGGGATTTGAGGTGACGGTGGATGGTAATGTGGATGCGTTTGAATTGGTGTATGGTAAATTTAAAAGCGCGAGTGAGACAAGTGTTGCAACAGCGAAGAAGATAAAAGCGAATAATGCCTGCAAGACCACCGCAAGGGACATGGAGGATGACGGGCTGGTTATTTACAGAAAGAAACCTGAATATGCGGAGCGTTATATTTTTGACAGGATACTTGCTATGATTAATCCGAAGGTGGCGGGCATGAAGGGGACTATATTAAATGGGAATACGAATGTGGGTGAGGAGGGTGTGGAGATAAAAATGCAACTTATGTCATTGGCGGATGCTGCGGTGAAGTCGAGCAAGGCGCCTATTGTTACGGTGAGCGATGCGGATGGGAATTATGAGCATACGGGTATTGAGAGCGGGACGTATACGGTTACGATTTCGAAAGTGGGTTTTGAGCCGTTCACGGAGGTGATTGTGATTAAGCCGGGGACGGTGAGTACGAGGGATTTTCCGTTGCAGCCGAAGTGA
- a CDS encoding GTPase codes for MATKKKNVLILGAAGRDFHNFNMYFRDNKEFNVVAFTAAQIPDIDGRKYPAKLAGKLYPKGIPIHAEDELVQLIKKFNVDICVFAYSDVPYQKVMSTSAIVNTAGADFMLMGPEKTQLKSKKPIVAVGAVRTGCGKSQTSRRVAEILLAKGLKVVAVRHPMPYGNLVAQKVQRFATVADLKKHNCTIEEMEEYEPHVTRGNVIYAGVDYEAILREAEKEADIILWDGGNNDFAFFKPDLMITVTDPHRPGNELNYYPGEATLRLADVVVINKIDSASPENIQTVRESIAKVNPNAIVVDAASPLTVHHPEVIKGKRVLVVEDGPTLTHGEMKLGAGTVAAKKYGAKELVDPRPFVVGKLAGTFKTYPNIGTLLPAMGYGEEQIKDLEKTINNTDCDSVVIATPIDLQRLIKINKPSTKVDYNLQEIGKPDLEEILSDFITKKKLLK; via the coding sequence ATGGCAACCAAAAAGAAAAATGTATTGATCCTCGGAGCAGCAGGAAGAGACTTCCACAACTTCAACATGTATTTCAGGGATAACAAGGAATTCAATGTGGTGGCTTTTACAGCCGCCCAGATTCCGGATATTGACGGAAGAAAATATCCTGCAAAACTGGCTGGAAAACTATATCCGAAAGGTATTCCCATTCATGCGGAAGATGAACTCGTTCAGCTGATCAAGAAATTCAATGTGGACATCTGCGTGTTTGCCTACAGCGATGTTCCCTACCAGAAAGTAATGAGCACCAGCGCCATTGTGAACACAGCAGGGGCTGATTTTATGCTGATGGGACCTGAAAAAACTCAGTTGAAAAGCAAGAAGCCTATTGTTGCCGTTGGCGCTGTTCGCACCGGATGCGGCAAAAGCCAGACCTCGAGGCGTGTTGCAGAAATATTACTTGCAAAAGGACTGAAAGTGGTTGCCGTGCGCCATCCTATGCCCTATGGAAATCTTGTTGCCCAAAAGGTTCAGCGGTTTGCCACTGTTGCTGACCTTAAAAAACATAATTGCACCATTGAAGAAATGGAAGAATACGAACCGCATGTGACGCGTGGCAATGTGATTTATGCGGGCGTGGATTATGAAGCCATTCTTCGCGAAGCGGAAAAAGAAGCCGATATTATCCTTTGGGATGGAGGAAACAATGACTTTGCTTTTTTTAAGCCCGACCTGATGATTACCGTTACCGACCCGCACCGCCCGGGCAATGAATTAAATTATTATCCCGGAGAAGCCACACTGCGCCTTGCCGATGTAGTGGTCATTAATAAAATTGACAGCGCTTCGCCCGAAAATATTCAGACGGTTAGAGAAAGCATTGCGAAGGTGAATCCCAATGCAATTGTTGTAGATGCCGCTTCACCGCTAACTGTGCACCATCCGGAAGTCATCAAAGGAAAAAGAGTTTTGGTTGTGGAAGATGGTCCTACCCTAACTCATGGTGAAATGAAGTTGGGTGCCGGCACTGTTGCCGCTAAAAAATACGGAGCAAAAGAACTGGTAGATCCCAGACCTTTTGTAGTAGGAAAACTTGCCGGCACATTCAAAACCTATCCCAACATAGGCACTTTGCTGCCTGCCATGGGTTATGGTGAAGAACAAATTAAAGACCTTGAAAAAACAATAAACAATACCGACTGTGATTCTGTGGTGATTGCCACGCCTATTGATTTGCAACGGCTCATTAAAATAAACAAACCATCTACAAAAGTTGATTACAATCTACAGGAAATAGGCAAACCCGATCTTGAAGAAATCCTCAGCGATTTCATCACTAAGAAAAAACTTTTGAAGTAA
- a CDS encoding amidinotransferase, with the protein MQTTKNILLVRPSNFVFNTETAASNAFQINVNDSEVAVKQKVLAEFEAFAATLKTKGVNVFIFDDTPVPQKPDAIFPNNWVTFHNDGTVILYPMCAQNRQYERRPDIIDKLRQNFTINKVVDLSHYEKEKRFLEGTGSIVFDHSNTIAYTCLSPRTDKELFIKVCDVLHYNPVFFHAHDKGGKEIYHTNVMMCIGEKFAVVCLDSITDNKEKKLVTQSLTKTGRQLIDISFEQMNNFAGNLLEIQTNGNKNIVALSQTAFDSLKSEQKSEIEKFCELVPLSIKTIETIGGGSARCMIAEIFSPS; encoded by the coding sequence ATGCAAACAACAAAAAATATATTACTCGTACGACCCTCTAACTTTGTTTTCAATACCGAGACGGCAGCATCAAACGCTTTTCAGATTAATGTGAATGACAGCGAAGTTGCTGTGAAACAAAAAGTGTTGGCTGAATTTGAAGCCTTTGCAGCAACGCTTAAAACAAAAGGGGTAAATGTTTTTATTTTTGACGATACACCTGTTCCTCAGAAACCCGATGCGATTTTTCCGAACAACTGGGTAACATTTCACAATGATGGAACTGTTATTCTTTATCCCATGTGTGCGCAGAACAGGCAATATGAAAGACGTCCGGATATTATTGATAAATTAAGACAAAACTTCACAATAAATAAGGTTGTTGACCTTTCTCATTACGAAAAAGAAAAAAGATTTTTAGAAGGAACGGGCAGCATTGTTTTTGACCACAGCAATACAATCGCCTATACTTGTTTGTCTCCACGCACAGACAAAGAACTTTTTATTAAGGTTTGCGATGTCTTGCATTACAACCCTGTTTTTTTTCATGCACATGATAAAGGCGGAAAAGAAATTTATCATACCAATGTAATGATGTGCATTGGTGAAAAATTTGCTGTCGTTTGCTTAGACAGCATCACAGACAATAAAGAAAAGAAACTTGTTACTCAATCCCTCACAAAAACAGGACGCCAGTTGATTGACATCTCGTTTGAACAGATGAACAACTTTGCCGGCAACCTGCTTGAAATTCAGACCAACGGGAATAAAAACATTGTAGCGTTATCTCAAACTGCATTTGACAGTTTGAAGTCAGAACAGAAAAGCGAGATTGAAAAGTTTTGCGAACTGGTGCCTCTTTCCATAAAGACAATTGAAACTATAGGAGGAGGAAGTGCAAGATGCATGATTGCAGAAATATTCAGCCCATCCTAA
- a CDS encoding gliding motility-associated C-terminal domain-containing protein, translating to MKSIRLFLFLLIFFSTLFWSNTVFAQRGKNGTPPAITTNTVVNEYTSLTANAAAGATTITVANSTLNTNGRFSGNLAPGDLIMIIQIQGSTISARDSNQWDPFAWPRDSSWGIISNYGNCGNWEFAEVYSIPSGTSITLDCPLTNNYTSAGRVAVVRVPRYSSLTINNGGSITCDAWNGTIGGICAIEVENNTTINAGGIIDIIGKGFRGGALLENQSTFGANEAAYKDPGFGAEKGEGIVGYQSDYNIYGGKYGKGAPANGGGGGNDHDCGGGGGANAGDTSLWNGHGNPDNSGPNWNLAWNLQYAGFSAQTSSGGGQGGYGFNGNCGSCNQNATTTGPNNASWGGDSRRSWGGCGGRPLDYSTGKLFLGGGGGSGEQSDNEGGAGGNGGALLYIMSYGTVSGAGQLLSNGNNGVNSTGTPASSSFAGRDGAGGAGAGGTIVVNSVGTISGISISANGGTGGNQIIVKGGFYFSNGGNVWEAEGPGGGGGGGYIAISTGAPIRTSNGGANGTTNSNGLTEFIPNGATKGGAGTNNASVTNFIINSPNVTICAGQAATLTATLSGTVPGGTTIIWYDQLVAGNNLGTGTTYTTTVLAVGTYTYYVGTCPGTYHQPVIVSVVSSPVVSVGPDVTMCNGSSTTLSASGGTGYAWSPVAGLSNPNISNPVATPVSTTTYVVTVTSSCGNTNDTVIVTVNSSVTASISGNTTICSGGNTTLTASGGGNYSWTTGATTGAINISPTTTTTYSVFVGSGSCADTASVTVNVTSAITASISGNTTICPGSTTTLTASGGSSYSWSTTATTSAITVSPTSNTTYSVIASSGTCVDTTSISITITNNITATVTGATTICPGGNALLSASGGNNYSWSTGATTSSITVSPTSTSSYSVIASSGTCADTVSVIVTVSSSITASITGNANICSGSNTTLTAAGGSTYSWTNNSTTNVITITPTATATYSVIVSSGTCADTTSITVNVSPTPTVSVSGNTLLCSGDATTLTASGGNIYSWSTGSTTTSITITPTVTSTYTVVSSTGICSDTDTVTVSVLPPPTAAIAGNTTICAGQITTLTASGGVNYSWIPSGQTTSSINVSTAGNYSVIVSAGSCSDTATATVNVSPAPSASVTATSPSICSGDSTTLTASGGNTYAWNSGATGISIIVFPNATTSYTVIASNGTCSDTATITVSVISSPTATISGIGICQGSAATITASGGQTYFWSTGETTSVINPTTAGTYSVIAYAGTCTDTASTNLTVNPNPTATTSPNITITQGQSTNLTAGGGTTYVWDNSMTGANITVSPVATTIYCVTVYDANGCQDTACVTVFVELCSKAGTLYLPNAFSPNVDGENDSLQIYYGIPECIKTLHLVIYNRWGEKVYETNDSAFKWGGVYNSSLLKETNKGDTEVYAYYLDVEIVDGIKISKKGNISLVK from the coding sequence ATGAAGTCTATCCGCTTATTTCTTTTCCTGCTCATCTTTTTTTCTACTCTCTTTTGGAGCAATACAGTATTTGCACAGCGCGGCAAGAATGGAACACCCCCTGCCATTACTACCAATACGGTTGTGAATGAATACACTTCTCTCACCGCAAACGCAGCAGCGGGCGCAACCACCATCACAGTAGCGAACAGTACATTAAACACTAACGGAAGATTTTCCGGTAATCTTGCCCCCGGAGATTTAATAATGATTATTCAAATTCAGGGATCTACAATTAGCGCCAGGGATTCTAATCAATGGGATCCTTTTGCCTGGCCCAGAGACAGCAGTTGGGGAATTATTTCCAATTATGGCAATTGCGGCAACTGGGAATTTGCTGAAGTGTACAGCATTCCAAGCGGAACAAGCATTACACTTGATTGCCCGCTTACAAATAATTACACTTCAGCAGGAAGAGTTGCTGTAGTTCGTGTTCCGCGTTACTCCTCTCTCACGATTAACAATGGGGGTTCTATAACCTGCGATGCATGGAACGGAACCATAGGGGGAATTTGTGCCATAGAAGTTGAAAATAATACAACAATAAACGCAGGTGGCATTATTGATATAATAGGAAAAGGATTCAGAGGCGGAGCATTGCTTGAAAACCAGTCAACTTTCGGAGCCAATGAAGCCGCATATAAAGATCCTGGCTTTGGAGCAGAAAAAGGAGAAGGTATAGTAGGTTACCAAAGTGATTATAATATTTATGGAGGAAAATATGGAAAAGGCGCTCCGGCAAATGGTGGCGGTGGTGGAAATGACCATGACTGCGGTGGAGGTGGAGGTGCAAATGCAGGTGATACCTCTCTTTGGAACGGACATGGCAATCCTGATAATTCAGGACCAAATTGGAATCTGGCATGGAATCTTCAGTATGCCGGTTTTTCCGCTCAGACTTCTTCTGGTGGCGGACAAGGCGGTTATGGTTTTAACGGAAATTGCGGAAGCTGCAACCAGAATGCCACTACAACTGGACCTAACAATGCATCTTGGGGAGGAGACAGCAGAAGGTCATGGGGCGGCTGCGGAGGAAGACCGCTGGACTATTCTACCGGAAAATTATTTCTTGGTGGTGGCGGTGGCTCTGGCGAACAGAGTGATAACGAGGGAGGAGCCGGTGGCAATGGTGGCGCTCTTCTTTACATCATGAGCTATGGAACTGTTTCAGGTGCCGGACAACTTCTTTCCAACGGAAATAACGGTGTGAATAGTACTGGAACTCCTGCTTCAAGCAGTTTTGCAGGAAGAGATGGTGCCGGGGGTGCCGGAGCAGGCGGAACAATCGTTGTAAATTCCGTTGGAACTATTTCCGGAATATCAATCTCTGCAAACGGAGGAACAGGAGGCAATCAGATTATCGTCAAAGGAGGTTTTTATTTTTCAAACGGTGGGAATGTTTGGGAAGCTGAAGGACCTGGTGGTGGTGGTGGTGGTGGTTATATTGCAATTTCAACTGGCGCACCAATAAGAACTTCAAATGGCGGAGCAAATGGCACGACAAATTCTAACGGACTCACAGAATTTATTCCCAACGGAGCAACCAAAGGAGGAGCGGGAACAAATAATGCAAGCGTAACAAATTTCATTATCAATTCTCCAAATGTTACAATATGTGCTGGACAAGCTGCTACGCTTACTGCAACACTGAGCGGAACAGTTCCGGGCGGAACTACCATCATATGGTATGATCAATTAGTTGCAGGAAATAATTTAGGAACCGGAACCACCTACACAACAACTGTGCTTGCTGTCGGCACTTATACATATTATGTAGGCACATGTCCTGGCACCTACCATCAGCCGGTGATTGTATCTGTTGTTTCATCTCCAGTTGTTTCTGTCGGGCCGGATGTCACCATGTGTAATGGATCCAGTACAACACTCAGCGCATCAGGCGGAACAGGATATGCATGGTCACCTGTTGCCGGGCTGAGCAATCCGAATATTTCAAACCCTGTGGCAACTCCTGTTTCAACAACCACGTATGTTGTGACGGTTACTTCTTCCTGCGGAAACACGAATGATACGGTTATCGTTACGGTGAATTCATCCGTTACGGCAAGCATTTCAGGAAATACAACTATTTGTTCAGGAGGAAATACAACACTCACCGCTTCGGGCGGAGGAAATTATTCCTGGACAACAGGAGCAACAACAGGAGCAATAAATATTTCTCCAACAACTACCACAACGTATTCAGTTTTTGTCGGAAGCGGAAGTTGTGCCGATACCGCAAGCGTTACGGTGAATGTAACAAGCGCAATCACTGCATCTATTTCAGGCAACACAACTATTTGTCCGGGAAGCACCACTACTCTCACTGCATCGGGAGGAAGCAGTTATTCCTGGAGCACCACCGCTACCACATCGGCAATAACCGTTTCTCCAACCAGCAACACAACTTATTCCGTTATTGCATCATCGGGCACTTGTGTTGATACTACCAGCATCTCTATTACCATTACAAACAATATCACGGCAACTGTTACGGGAGCCACCACCATTTGTCCCGGTGGAAATGCTTTGCTCAGTGCATCGGGAGGAAATAATTATTCGTGGTCAACCGGAGCCACCACTTCTTCCATTACTGTTTCTCCAACTTCCACTTCTTCCTATTCAGTAATTGCTTCATCGGGAACCTGCGCTGATACTGTTTCAGTAATTGTTACAGTAAGTTCAAGCATCACAGCTTCCATAACAGGAAATGCTAACATTTGCAGCGGCAGCAATACAACGCTCACCGCAGCAGGCGGCTCAACTTATTCGTGGACAAATAACTCCACAACAAATGTTATTACAATTACTCCAACCGCAACTGCAACTTATTCCGTAATTGTTTCTTCAGGTACTTGTGCTGATACAACAAGCATTACTGTAAATGTCTCCCCTACTCCAACCGTTTCTGTTTCAGGAAACACTTTGCTCTGCTCAGGAGATGCCACCACGCTCACTGCATCAGGCGGAAATATTTATTCGTGGAGCACAGGTTCAACAACAACAAGCATTACAATTACTCCGACTGTCACATCCACTTATACCGTTGTTTCTTCCACCGGCATTTGCAGCGATACGGATACTGTTACCGTTTCTGTTCTTCCTCCTCCAACTGCTGCGATTGCGGGCAACACTACTATTTGTGCAGGACAAATTACTACACTCACCGCTTCGGGCGGAGTAAATTATTCATGGATTCCAAGCGGACAAACTACTTCTTCCATCAATGTTTCAACGGCAGGAAATTATTCCGTGATTGTTTCTGCGGGGAGCTGTTCTGATACAGCAACCGCCACGGTGAATGTTTCTCCCGCTCCTTCGGCATCGGTTACAGCAACATCACCATCAATTTGTTCGGGAGATAGTACCACTCTTACTGCATCAGGAGGAAATACATACGCATGGAACAGTGGTGCAACAGGAATATCCATTATTGTTTTTCCTAACGCAACAACCTCTTATACAGTTATAGCAAGCAACGGAACATGTAGCGATACGGCAACTATTACGGTGAGTGTCATTTCATCACCAACGGCAACTATTTCTGGCATCGGCATTTGTCAGGGAAGTGCGGCTACCATCACTGCTTCGGGCGGACAAACTTATTTCTGGAGCACAGGAGAAACAACCAGCGTTATCAATCCGACAACTGCAGGAACTTATTCTGTCATTGCTTATGCAGGCACTTGCACTGATACTGCTTCAACAAATCTCACAGTAAATCCTAATCCGACAGCTACAACAAGCCCGAACATCACTATCACGCAGGGGCAAAGCACCAATCTTACTGCGGGCGGTGGAACAACTTATGTGTGGGATAACAGCATGACAGGAGCAAACATTACAGTTTCTCCCGTGGCTACAACTATTTACTGCGTTACAGTTTACGATGCAAATGGCTGTCAGGATACTGCCTGTGTTACTGTTTTTGTTGAACTCTGCTCTAAAGCCGGAACTCTTTATTTGCCAAATGCTTTTTCACCAAATGTAGACGGAGAAAATGATTCATTGCAGATTTATTACGGCATTCCCGAATGCATCAAAACATTACATCTGGTGATTTACAACCGATGGGGAGAAAAAGTATATGAAACAAATGACTCTGCATTTAAATGGGGCGGTGTGTACAACTCGAGTTTACTGAAAGAAACCAACAAGGGTGATACCGAAGTGTACGCTTACTATCTTGACGTGGAGATTGTGGATGGAATCAAGATTTCGAAAAAGGGAAATATTTCTCTGGTTAAGTAA
- a CDS encoding winged helix-turn-helix transcriptional regulator, producing MKDKKIYSLHANICKALGHPTRIEIIDILKNKEMSFGELLKIIGGAKSNLSQHLSSMTSKGILIQRKEGLNNYYKLSSKKVSTACHIMREVLMANLKNQHEILKKM from the coding sequence ATGAAAGATAAAAAAATTTACTCGCTTCATGCTAATATCTGCAAGGCATTAGGACATCCAACACGAATAGAAATTATTGACATTCTTAAAAACAAAGAAATGTCGTTTGGAGAACTGCTTAAAATAATTGGCGGAGCAAAATCCAATCTTTCTCAACATCTATCTTCCATGACCAGCAAAGGAATTTTAATTCAACGAAAAGAAGGGTTGAATAATTATTATAAACTCTCCTCAAAAAAAGTATCCACTGCTTGCCATATTATGCGGGAAGTGCTTATGGCAAATCTAAAAAACCAACATGAAATTCTTAAAAAGATGTAA
- a CDS encoding class I SAM-dependent methyltransferase: MIVEKNISAFDQYTLEYDNWFEQHASQYQSEILALRKAIPKNKIGIEIGVGTGRFAQLLNIKFGVEPSQNMLQFAEQKGINVLKAVAEKLPIENESYDFALMTTTVCFLPDIPKAFSEVYRILKPKGEIIIGLINKNSTLGKIYMLKKFTNVFYKEAHFHSTKEITSLLKKTGFTQFQYWQTLTNETKENTPCACCTPDDWQESTKSNNEIEQPQIGFDKGGFVVIKAIKNQ, translated from the coding sequence ATGATTGTCGAAAAAAACATATCAGCATTTGACCAATACACACTGGAATATGATAACTGGTTTGAACAACACGCAAGCCAATATCAATCCGAAATTCTTGCATTGAGAAAAGCCATTCCGAAAAATAAAATTGGAATTGAAATAGGAGTTGGCACGGGCAGATTTGCACAACTATTAAACATAAAATTCGGAGTAGAACCATCTCAAAATATGCTCCAATTTGCAGAACAAAAGGGAATAAATGTTTTAAAAGCTGTTGCCGAAAAATTGCCGATAGAAAATGAATCCTACGATTTTGCACTGATGACAACAACCGTTTGTTTTCTACCTGATATTCCAAAAGCATTTTCAGAAGTTTACCGCATTTTGAAACCTAAAGGAGAAATTATTATCGGACTGATTAATAAGAATAGCACACTCGGGAAAATATATATGCTAAAAAAATTCACTAATGTGTTTTATAAAGAGGCACATTTTCATTCTACTAAAGAAATAACATCACTTCTGAAAAAAACCGGATTCACACAATTTCAATACTGGCAAACATTAACAAATGAAACTAAAGAAAATACTCCTTGCGCTTGTTGCACTCCTGACGATTGGCAAGAATCAACAAAAAGCAATAATGAAATCGAACAACCACAAATCGGTTTTGACAAAGGGGGATTTGTTGTAATAAAAGCAATAAAAAATCAATAA
- a CDS encoding DsrE family protein: protein MKILILINEPSYGNEKAYNALRIANQLGKDHETVEVRIFLMADAANCAIANQITPNGYYNIERMLKLAITKKAKVKICGSCAEARGLKNVPLIEGAEISTMEELTNWVVDSDKVLTF, encoded by the coding sequence ATGAAAATCCTAATCTTAATTAATGAACCGTCCTACGGAAATGAAAAAGCATACAACGCCTTGCGTATAGCAAACCAATTGGGCAAAGACCATGAAACAGTTGAAGTCAGAATTTTTCTGATGGCAGACGCAGCCAACTGTGCAATAGCCAATCAAATAACTCCCAACGGTTATTACAACATTGAGCGAATGTTGAAACTTGCCATCACCAAAAAAGCCAAAGTAAAAATCTGCGGAAGTTGTGCCGAAGCTCGCGGACTCAAAAATGTACCCCTCATTGAAGGAGCAGAAATCAGCACAATGGAAGAACTCACAAACTGGGTAGTGGACAGCGACAAAGTTTTAACCTTTTAA